One genomic window of Deltaproteobacteria bacterium RIFCSPHIGHO2_02_FULL_44_16 includes the following:
- a CDS encoding DNA internalization-related competence protein ComEC/Rec2 yields MILLTLCLLSGEALELALFHRPSVFLALFFASLACTILFSRRKRKSIARCFLFFSFFVFGAFLSTKKLEILQDQASSLLHHHVRARPLCEGFLRDDPAPRAQGVSLEVMLVRCQPARDKPFEKVSAYVRLFVKGETEELWQGDALRFEATFQKPQDFFNPAAFSYRFHLASRDISLSGFAEGSSLVRLYQREQSFFQRMVALRHQFLRRINSSMSPDAASIVNALLLGSRGDIDDEHQKLFSLLGIAHILSISGLHVVSIVVILSWILSLILNRCAFVYLSIPRRYMIALLSLPMLWVYVLFVGAPISAIRAACMITFFLISTFFFRRHDSLVTLAGTVLVMCILWPLALMDISFQLSIVSVLGIILTSRFLPKKKWMQVTGSTVGAYLFSAPLILLTFHELTPLGLITNIIVIPLFGFVLMPLFLAASLLSIFSHTYGCIVWKYSGFLLEELLIVFQALLPAAEETTFFAAPTLFQLALCYLLLIVALMNFKRAYRGSLFIMFVLLCSFVWPMYRPQITKRLEVTFFDVGHGDAVLLRFPDGTSWMIDAGGFPSSSFDTGKRILAPALWQLGVRRLETIILSHAHFDHYGGFSSLRQLFHPEFFFLSSATSSQEPEWKVFFQEMKEHQLEVRFLDANTPRWKKGEVEFTVSYPHADLRIDDINDQSLVLFLRYRDVSFLFTGDIETFSEKQIVQQADLDSPTVLKVAHHGSKTSSTEEFLNMISPRYAVISVGKHHRFRLPHEKVLHRFEKRGVALYRTDRQGAITMSTDGKEISITTLRDLPTK; encoded by the coding sequence TTGATACTCCTCACCTTATGTCTGCTGAGTGGGGAAGCCCTTGAGCTTGCGCTCTTTCATCGTCCTTCTGTTTTTTTAGCTCTCTTTTTTGCTTCACTTGCATGTACGATCTTATTCTCACGACGAAAAAGAAAATCGATCGCACGTTGTTTTTTATTCTTCTCCTTTTTTGTTTTCGGCGCATTTCTTTCGACGAAAAAATTGGAGATCCTTCAGGATCAAGCAAGCTCGCTTTTGCATCATCACGTCCGCGCTCGACCCCTTTGTGAAGGATTTCTGCGAGATGATCCTGCACCGAGAGCACAAGGTGTATCGCTCGAGGTGATGCTTGTGCGATGTCAACCTGCACGAGACAAACCGTTTGAAAAGGTCTCTGCGTACGTTCGTCTCTTTGTAAAAGGAGAGACCGAGGAACTCTGGCAGGGAGACGCTCTCCGTTTTGAAGCGACCTTTCAAAAGCCGCAAGATTTTTTCAATCCCGCTGCATTTTCCTATCGGTTTCATCTAGCGAGCCGCGATATTTCGCTCTCGGGTTTTGCAGAAGGGAGTTCGCTTGTTCGGTTGTATCAGCGAGAGCAATCTTTTTTTCAACGTATGGTTGCGCTTCGTCATCAGTTCTTGCGACGCATTAACAGTTCCATGTCTCCGGACGCTGCTTCTATTGTGAACGCACTTCTTTTGGGTTCGCGAGGGGATATTGATGACGAACATCAAAAACTTTTTTCACTTCTCGGCATCGCTCATATTCTCTCTATCTCAGGCCTGCATGTGGTTTCTATTGTTGTCATTCTTTCGTGGATCCTTTCGCTTATCCTGAATCGATGCGCATTCGTTTATTTATCCATTCCCCGTCGCTATATGATAGCGCTTCTTTCACTTCCGATGCTGTGGGTATATGTTCTTTTTGTCGGAGCTCCTATCTCGGCAATTCGTGCAGCATGCATGATCACATTTTTTCTGATCAGCACTTTCTTTTTTCGTCGTCACGATTCCCTTGTCACCCTTGCGGGAACGGTGTTGGTGATGTGTATCCTGTGGCCGTTAGCGCTGATGGATATTTCGTTTCAACTCTCGATCGTTTCGGTGTTGGGAATTATTCTCACGAGTCGTTTCTTGCCGAAGAAAAAGTGGATGCAAGTAACGGGGAGCACTGTAGGAGCATATCTTTTTTCTGCGCCTCTCATTCTTTTGACGTTTCATGAACTCACTCCTCTTGGACTTATAACGAATATTATCGTTATCCCGTTGTTTGGATTTGTCCTCATGCCGCTCTTTCTTGCTGCTTCTCTTCTTTCCATTTTTTCTCACACGTATGGATGTATCGTGTGGAAATATTCGGGGTTTCTCCTTGAAGAGCTCCTTATCGTGTTTCAAGCTCTTCTCCCCGCGGCAGAGGAGACAACATTCTTTGCCGCTCCAACGTTGTTTCAACTCGCTCTCTGTTATCTTCTCTTGATCGTAGCGCTCATGAACTTTAAAAGAGCTTACCGAGGCTCTCTCTTCATCATGTTCGTGCTTCTCTGTTCTTTTGTCTGGCCCATGTATCGTCCCCAAATCACGAAAAGGCTTGAAGTCACGTTTTTCGATGTGGGCCATGGAGATGCTGTGCTTCTCCGATTTCCTGACGGAACGTCGTGGATGATCGATGCAGGAGGTTTTCCCTCCTCTTCATTTGATACGGGGAAGCGGATTCTCGCACCTGCTCTATGGCAGCTCGGAGTCCGAAGATTAGAAACCATCATCTTAAGCCATGCCCATTTTGATCACTACGGAGGATTTTCGAGTTTAAGACAACTCTTTCATCCCGAATTCTTTTTTCTTTCATCAGCGACCTCTTCACAGGAACCAGAGTGGAAAGTATTTTTTCAAGAAATGAAAGAGCATCAGCTCGAGGTTCGATTTTTAGACGCGAATACGCCACGATGGAAAAAAGGAGAGGTGGAATTCACAGTCTCTTATCCTCACGCCGATCTCCGTATCGATGATATTAATGATCAATCGCTCGTCTTATTTCTTCGATATCGCGATGTCTCGTTTCTCTTTACCGGAGACATCGAAACTTTTTCTGAAAAACAGATCGTGCAACAGGCGGATTTGGATTCACCTACGGTTTTGAAAGTGGCGCATCATGGCAGCAAAACTTCTTCGACAGAAGAGTTTCTCAATATGATTTCACCGCGCTATGCTGTGATTTCGGTGGGAAAGCATCATCGCTTTCGGCTCCCTCACGAAAAGGTTTTGCATCGATTTGAAAAAAGGGGAGTCGCTCTTTATCGAACGGATCGCCAGGGTGCGATTACGATGAGCACTGATGGAAAAGAGATTTCGATTACGACCCTTCGAGATCTTCCCACGAAGTGA